A stretch of the Cydia strobilella chromosome 23, ilCydStro3.1, whole genome shotgun sequence genome encodes the following:
- the LOC134751822 gene encoding zinc finger protein 28-like gives MEDSMALENTLQTDSNYQLTDSVTIKEELDNNIVIEEHNVELQLKTEKEDPYQNIELEVKQEPEPVNFRKYIESKILEEFKVQSEVDSILPIIDPEEEEKVKQECLADDAMISYDFPNFDDGSVGARSMETGSMDSNDAAALGNVEACLQEDGVSVKYENDEYDDPHLSVKEERDLTVTETHLISNKVINTTSTITNPQDGLIESQTTKTLVMEIHPMSHSGSVPLSKIGNPEEILPNDIEYDDFQLNSITGNELTLEQEAYGLLKAKKKKIDPEKTHQCPKCVNMYRSAASLKNHLSVHASIENRAKGVIQGQKTRRLNRLKAEKQYRIELKKEMKQREQYLKTKIEKKKMKKKPAEPVKKEGYECTCGKVFRRRSRMETCLRSHNLFAEEKTYPCHTCAKNFKGKEELTLHRRRFHTKKKFPCKFCPTDYNTPKELFKHLQIHQKVQLMEYKVISEIVKGKKKMRCFMCSKTCTELSELKCHVMDDHKEPYICQHCQQTFPKIIDFANHTKTSHPEVEGQSVLDVLEAFSKLVQAWKCEECELQFHEADKLARHQLEKHSREVKSELQFQCTDCQRVFITQKGLTSHRRVHHSTETPEVSDIIEQGIMCLECRKICKDMNALTSHMRLHSPDRRYPCKFCEFRFATPEKRKTHAEIHTGDMKYVCFICEYQCTSENRLKQHKLSAKHSNMKEYLLTGKINNESTSKQDEIKASQSKSVKKKKKEDTEAIEATCEVCGEKFPSEETMLEHKQTHPFIEFPNEDTPSRIFFK, from the exons ATGGAAG actCAATGGCCTTAGAAAATACCCTCCAAACAGACTCAAACTACCAACTAACAGATAGTGTAACAATTAAAGAGGAGTTGGACAATAACATAGTTATAGAAGAACACAATGTAGAACTACaattaaaaactgaaaaagaagaTCCCTATCAAAATATCGAACTAGAAGTAAAGCAAGAACCAGAACCAGTTAATTTCAGGAAATATATAGAGAGTAAGATATTAGAAGAGTTTAAAGTACAAAGTGAAGTCGATTCAATATTGCCTATAATAGAtccagaagaagaagaaaaggtGAAACAGGAATGTTTGGCAGATGATGCCATGATTTCATATGATTTCCCGAATTTTGATGATGGGAGTGTCGGGGCTCGAAGTATGGAGACTGGGAGTATGGATAGCAATGATGCGGCAGCTCTTGGGAATGTGGAAGCGTGTCTGCAGGAGGATGGGGTCAGTGTTAAATACGAGAATGATGAATATGAT GACCCTCACTTGAGCGTGAAAGAAGAAAGAGACTTGACAGTAACAGAAACACATCTAATCTCAAATAAAGTGATCAACACAACATCAACCATCACCAACCCGCAGGACGGGCTCATAGAGTCACAAACCACGAAAACGCTAGTCATGGAAATACACCCCATGTCACATAGTGGCAGTGTCCCACTATCTAAGATAGGGAATCCGGAAGAAATCCTACCCAACGACATAGAATATGATGACTTCCAATTAAACTCTATCACAGGAAATGAATTAACGCTAGAGCAAGAGGCTTATGGACTTTTAAAGGCAAAGAAGAAAAAGATAGATCCAGAAAAGACACATCAATGTCCTAAGTGTGTGAACATGTACCGTAGTGCAGCGTCTCTTAAAAACCATTTGTCAGTCCATGCTAGTATAGAGAACCGAGCTAAAGGTGTCATTCAAGGGCAGAAAACTAGACGTTTAAACAGATTAAAAGCGGAAAAACAATACAGAATTGAACTTAAAAAAGAGATGAAGCAGCGGGAACAATATCTTAAGACTAAgatagaaaagaaaaaaatgaaaaagaaaCCTGCAGAACCAGTTAAGAAAGAAGGCTATGAATGCACTTGCGGAAAGGTGTTCAGAAGAAGAAGCCGCATGGAAACTTGTTTAAGATCACATAACTTGTTTGCTGAAGAAAAAACATACCCTTGCCATACATGTGCAAAGAATTTCAAGGGCAAAGAAGAACTAACGCTACATAGGAGACGATTCCACACTAAGAAGAAATTCCCATGTAAATTTTGCCCCACAGATTACAACACGCCTAAAGAGCTATTCAAGCATTTACAAATACACCAGAAAGTTCAGCTAATGGAATACAAAGTCATTTCAGAGATTGTTAAAGGCAAAAAAAAGATGCGGTGCTTTATGTGTTCTAAAACTTGTACAGAACTTTCAGAGTTGAAGTGCCATGTCATGGATGACCATAAGGAGCCTTACATTTGTCAGCATTGCCAGCAAACATTTCCTAAAATAATAGATTTTGCCAATCACACAAAAACATCACATCCCGAGGTGGAAGGCCAATCAGTCTTAGATGTCCTAGAAGCGTTTTCAAAACTAGTACAAGCATGGAAATGTGAGGAATGTGAACTACAGTTCCACGAGGCAGACAAACTAGCGAGGCATCAGTTAGAGAAGCACAGTCGAGAAGTCAAATCGGAGCTACAATTCCAATGTACAGATTGTCAAAGAGTTTTCATCACACAAAAGGGTCTAACATCACATAGAAGGGTACATCACAGCACGGAAACACCCGAAGTCAGTGACATTATCGAACAGGGTATAATGTGTTTAGAATGTAGGAAAATTTGCAAAGATATGAATGCTTTAACATCACATATGAGGCTGCATTCTCCGGATAGAAGGTATCCATGCAAATTTTGCGAATTTCGCTTTGCAACTCCTGAAAAAAGGAAAACGCATGCTGAAATTCATACAGGTGATATGaaatatgtttgttttatttgtgaatATCAGTGTACATCGGAGAATAGGCTTAAACAACATAAATTATCAGCAAAGCATTCAAATATGAAAGAATATTTGCTAACGGGTAAAATTAATAATGAGTCAACATCTAAACAAGATGAAATCAAAGCGTCTCAAAGTAAAAGTgtgaagaaaaagaagaaagaagataCAGAGGCGATAGAAGCGACATGTGAAGTGTGCGGGGAGAAGTTTCCTAGTGAAGAGACCATGTTGGAACATAAACAGACACATCCTTTTATCGAGTTTCCTAATGAGGATACGCCTAGTAGGATATTCTTTAAGTAG